A window from Athalia rosae chromosome 5, iyAthRosa1.1, whole genome shotgun sequence encodes these proteins:
- the LOC125500984 gene encoding uncharacterized protein LOC125500984: MVEKSHQLRFRKYLQDDDLFTSKHEILTAGSGQLDTKKVLRSEKECVENKDYSVLHTFSDRPSDSTCHSCNDADSDIKSDGEPDLVPHANSIKIWNEELQIFPQKNNKQSEENHLVHHPIDESQQSKISEYAKDDKAAIDRTKDPPRIFRGWTDIESTLPIHCKYRSSFDRRTGGLFLDTDDGPFTTIHIPDLNDFEVNFLTPTVDMDVSESPFDPGFTVGSSQGNNNCLERVTARNIYAEHGVNSPSSTASEYMMSQDYTLSFPMLMGSKSLRFCTSQAACMAERPCIERRQTIVKPNLQFKLCNAIAHKMQDPYSVTEPTNNCFLQEQHNEVSIYENKYLKNDKVSYAFTNNTLGHTSGNSLKKASHDTQAFVKKWLDQKDEIIIDCKPSEGMADGKILSLKRKRLDSNSEQITKRSRFPEGKISVSDSTILFSDYSCEHDRAYLFESF, translated from the coding sequence ATGGTTGAAAAATCACATCAGCTAAGATTCAGAAAATATCTTCAAGACGATGACTTATTTACAAGCAAACATGAAATTCTCACAGCTGGATCAGGACAGCTCGATACAAAAAAAGTATTGCGATCAGAGAAAGAATGTGTGGAGAATAAGGATTACTCTGTCCTTCACACATTTTCAGATAGACCGAGTGACAGTACCTGTCATTCGTGTAATGATGCTGACTCAGACATTAAATCGGACGGTGAACCTGATTTGGTACCGCATGCcaattcgataaaaatatggAACGAGGAGTTGCAAATATTTCCTCAAAAGAACAACAAACAATCGGAAGAGAATCATTTGGTACATCATCCAATCGATGAATCACAACaatcgaaaatttcagaatatGCCAAAGATGATAAAGCAGCTATCGATCGGACTAAGGATCCACCACGAATATTCAGAGGATGGACTGATATAGAGTCGACTCTACCGATACATTGTAAATACAGAAGTAGTTTCGATCGTCGAACTGGGGGCCTCTTTTTAGATACAGACGATGGTCCCTTTACCACAATCCACATACCTGACTTGAATGACTTCGAGGTAAATTTTCTTACTCCTACTGTAGATATGGACGTGTCGGAATCGCCTTTCGATCCAGGTTTTACAGTCGGATCGTCTCAAGGAAACAATAACTGCCTTGAACGGGTTACAGCGAGAAACATTTATGCGGAACATGGCGTTAACTCACCAAGTTCCACCGCCTCAGAGTATATGATGAGTCAAGATTATACATTGTCTTTTCCAATGTTAATGGGAAGTAAAAGCTTGAGGTTCTGCACATCTCAAGCTGCCTGTATGGCTGAAAGACCCTGCATTGAACGGAGACAGACCATAGTCAAGCCAAACTTGCAGTTCAAACTATGCAATGCAATTGCACACAAAATGCAAGATCCATACAGTGTAACAGAGCCGACAAACAACTGTTTCCTGCAGGAGCAACACAACGAAGtttccatctatgaaaataaatatctgaaaaatgataaagtcAGTTATGCTTTTACCAATAATACACTGGGACATACTTCAGGAAACAGTCTGAAAAAAGCTTCCCATGATACACAGGCATTTGTAAAGAAATGGTTAGatcaaaaagatgaaattataattgattGTAAGCCATCTGAAGGAATGGCAGATGGTAAAATATTGTCTCTCAAACGTAAACGCCTTGACTCAAATAGCGAACAGATAACCAAACGTAGTAGATTTCCAGAAGGAAAAATCTCCGTTTCAGATTCAACAATATTATTTTCTGATTACTCCTGCGAGCACGATAGAGCGTACCTATTTGAAAGCTTTTAA